One Halichondria panicea chromosome 6, odHalPani1.1, whole genome shotgun sequence genomic window carries:
- the LOC135337366 gene encoding nucleolar protein 58-like, with product MLVLFETPAGYAVFKMLDEGKLQKSDDLYKDFETPEAASKVVKLKHFSKFEDMTAALSAATAAVEGKMGKGLKKMLKKVFSSDVQDTLAVADAKLGGVIKDKLNISCVHSSAVHELFRGIRNQMANLITGLPQSELDNMALGLSHSLSRYKLKFSPDKVDTMIIQAIALLDDLDKELNNYSMRSREWYGWHFPELGKIVPDNLTYAKTVKAIGIRGQMELRDLTTVLPEEVEEEVRAAAEVSMGTEISEEDRINILHLCDQVIEISEYRAQLYDYLRNRMLAIAPNLTLMVGELVGARLIAHAGSLLNLAKHPSSTVQILGAEKALFRALKTKHDTPKYGLIYHASLVGQSAPKNKGKISRMLAAKASLCVRVDALGEEEEPTIGLQSRALVEQRLRECEQTKLRRISGAGKSVGKPVKHEAGTTPTQYNTGPDFTLSQGRKRKREEASEEEKDEEPVKKVKKRKSTEGLKAVKVKAEVEEETPKKKKKSKRIKTED from the exons ATGCTGGTACTCTTTGAGACCCCCGCTGGCTATGCCGTTTTCAAGATGTTGGATGAGGGAAAGCTGCAGAAAAGCGATGATCTCTATAAAGACTTCGAGACTCCAGAAGCAGCCAGTAAAGT AGTCAAGTTGAAGCATTTCTCAAAGTTTGAGGATATGACGGCAGCTCTGTCTGCTGCCACGGCTGCAGTGGAGGGCAAGATGGGCAAGGGACTCAAGAAAATGCTCAAGAAAGTGTTCTCTTCAGATGTGCAAGATACTCTGGCAGTGGCCGATGCTAAACTGGGCGGAGTCATCAAGGATAAGCTCAACATCAGTTGTGTGCATAGTTCAGCAGTACATGAATTGTTCAGAGGAATACGCAATCAGATGGCCAACCTCATAACAG GGTTGCCCCAGTCAGAGCTGGACAACATGGCCCTAGGTCTATCCCACAGCCTCTCACGCTATAAGCTCAAGTTCAGTCCTGATAAAGTGGACACTATGATCATTCAAGCCATCG CCCTCCTGGACGACTTGGACAAGGAGCTCAACAACTACAGCATGCGCAGTCGTGAGTGGTATGGATGGCATTTCCCTGAGCTAGGGAAGATTGTCCCTGACAACCTAACCTATGCCAAGACTGTCAAGGCTATTGGAATACGAGGGCAAATGGAGTTACGAGATTTGACCACTGTCCTACCAGAGGAGGTGGAGGAAGAGGTTCGTGCTGCCGCAGAGGTTTCCATGGGAACAGAGATCAGCGAGGAGGATCGGATCAACATATTACACCTCTGTGATCAG GTTATAGAGATCTCTGAATATCGTGCTCAGTTGTATGACTACCTGCGTAACAGGATGTTGGCTATAGCCCCTAACCTCACGCTAATGGTGGGAGAGTTGGTGGGAGCAAGGCTAATAGCACATGCTGGGTCACTACTCAACCTTGCCAAACACCCTTCATCAACAGTGCAGATACTGGGGGCAGAGAAGGCACTCTTCAG agccctcaagacaaagcaCGACACTCCCAAATATGGGCTTATTTATCATGCGTCTCTGGTGGGTCAAAGTGCACCCAAGAACAAAGGCAAGATCTCGCGCATGCTTGCAGCCAAAGCCTcgctgtgtgtgcgtgtggatgCTCTGGGAGAGGAGGAGGAGCCCACCATTGGACTGCAGAGTAGGGCGCTAGTTGAACAGAGATTGAGAGAATGCGAACAAACTAAG ttgcGTCGTATCAGTGGAGCTGGCAAGTCTGTGGGGAAGCCAGTTAAGCACGAGGCCgggaccacacccactcaataCAACACAGGGCCTGACTTCACTCTCTCTCAAGGACGCAAGCGCAAGAGGGAAGAAGCATCAGAGGAAGAGAAAG ATGAAGAGCCGGTTAAGAAAGTGAAGAAACGTAAGTCCACTGAAGGATTGAAGGCAGTAAAGGTGAAGGCTGAAGTTGAGGAGGAGACaccaaagaaaaagaagaagtcCAAGCGTATCAAGACTGAGGATTAG
- the LOC135337348 gene encoding ankyrin repeat and IBR domain-containing protein 1-like, translating to MFSSLFSGVASVIQQAMGNHYSVFVRALKRGDAAAAVDMYNRKKSVRESIKPNELSGDTQANTILHHLAKLNMISVYNELLLTGNAIPDMKNNQRENCLHLICQGPGKQAVKANMLGATIDVFGLHGMDLHHVLSEKDQDGNAVLHLAAQAGLDDCVELLIIRGADLSATNEAKETPADLATKAGHTQLATTMETKMVFEGDDLTVPEPELPSELSANTKGLKDNELRSMKDALLIETANMLGVSLLTAQVLLRDHDWSKEGLLEAWFADAAGVCERSGVDLPQVLGAHQLDVECVGGASSEGVLECEVCCLATPPDVTTPCQHHFCKDCWKQYLEDKIASGESHSISCPQYACYQPVPLGVIELVVSPEMARKFLSFDIKAFVDSNPNIHWCPRAGCGQAVSLTTDPTIPSSPDTEVTVQCGNNHYFCWACMRDPHAPVSCDIWSQWLRHVEDMRPRVGDTTAAEADEAASSRWLADRSKPCPKCRSPIEKTEGCNHMCCKNCKHDFCWVCLDNWKCHNSSTGGYFECNRYDAQKKASSLLGQRRDSYYGDAKELEAVSRFLHYYERYKEHLNSLALEEPFLDKARDKMELLAASVRGLEVSDDMTFIEEAVRELLHCRRVLQASYPYSYYLKTPYQRRSFEGLQGSLEAVTEMLAEVVARPHLRKPRSEIIRLTHEARTKRGFILDHKPHKPARVRPLVTMDTSDSDDAAEDTDITTFLRMLERQPNTTINSNKGRDRSHDTSHAGQKEENELLQALELSRQEFEADKQLQEDIEKAKAESVVVEPLTPAPLTLEPCTTDWPITLEPYTPPTTDWLRLDNDDYETLSWPVLRLHTPPHSPPHTSHTAHAEWGPVVSEEGDLDIAMAMSLQQQEEGGDGMMDISGPQLVDSNKLSDGEWYGGLPSELQHLMDTHRPGEHV from the exons ATGTTTAGTTCCTTGTTTAGTGGAGTGGCTAGCGTAATACAACAGGCCATGGGCAACCATTACAGCGTGTTTGTACGGGCCCTCAAGAGAGGAGACGCGGCCGCAGCAGTGGATATGTACAACCGTAAGAAAAGTGTACGTGAGTCTATTAAACCCAACGAGTTAAGTGGGGACACTCAAGCCAACACTATACTCCATCATCTGGCTAAACTTAATATGATCTCTGTCTACAATGAGTTACTGTTAACTGGAAATGCTATACCGGACATGAAGAATAATCAGAGAGAGAATTGTCTCCACCTCATCTGTCAGGGGCCTGGGAAACAAGCAGTGAAGGCGAACATGCTCGGGGCTACTATAGACGTGTTTGGGTTGCATGGAATGGACCTACACCATGTACTCAGTGAGAAAGATCAg GATGGCAATGCAGTGCTCCACCTAGCAGCACAGGCTGGACTGGATGATTGTGTTGAGCTGCTCATTATTAGAGGGGCTGACTTATCAGCCACTAATGAAGCCAAGGAGACTCCAGCTGACCTGGCTACCAAGGCTGGACACACTCAACTAGCTACCACCATGGAGACAAAGATGGTGTTTGAG ggagatGATTTAACTGTCCCTGAGCCAGAGCTACCCTCAGAGCTATCTGCTAACACTAAGGGGCTTAAGGACAATGAATTGCGGTCTATGAAAGATGCTCTCCTCATAGAGACAGCTAACATGCTTGGAGTGAGTCTGCTCACGGCACAAGTCCTCCTCAGAGATCACG ATTGGTCCAAGGAGGGTTTGCTGGAAGCATGGTTTGCTGATGCAGCCGGTGTGTGTGAGCGCTCAGGTGTGGACCTGCCGCAAGTGTTGGGAGCACACCAACTAgatgtggagtgtgtgggcggtgctAGCAGTGAGGGTGTGCTCGAGTGTGAGGTGTGCTGCTTGGCCACGCCCCCTGATGTAACCACCCCCTGTCAACATCACTTCTGCAAGGACTGTTGGAAACA GTATCTGGAGGATAAGATAGCGTCAGGTGAAAGTCACAGTATCTCATGCCCACAGTATGCCTGCTACCAACCCGTCCCCCTG GGTGTTATTGAACTCGTGGTGAGTCCGGAAATGGCTAGAAAGTTTCTCTCATTTGACATCAAAGCTTTTGTGGACTCTAACCCCAACATTCACTGGTGTCCACGtgctgggtgtggtcaagctGTCTCTTTGACAACGGACCCTACAATTCCTTCATCACCAGACACAGAGGTCACTGTGCAGTGCGGCAATAATCACTACTTCTGCTG ggCTTGTATGCGTGATCCCCACGCCCCCGTGTCATGTGATATATGGAGCCAATGGTTGCGTCATGTTGAGGACATGAGACCTCGTGTAGGAGATACTACAGCAGCGGAAGCAGATGAGGCAGCTTCCAGCAGGTGGTTGGCAGATAGGAGCAAGCCTTGCCCCAAGTGCAG ATCTCCTATAGAGAAGACTGAGGGATGCAATCACATGTGCTGTAAGAATTGTAAGCACGACTTTTGTTGGGTCTGTTTGGATAATTGGAAGTGCCATAACTCCTCCACTGGCGGATACTTTGA GTGTAACCGCTATGATGCTCAGAAGAAAGCCTCATCACTGTTGGGCCAGAGACGAGATAGTTACTATGGCGACGCTAAAGAACTGGAAGCAGTCTCCAGATTCCTGCATTACTATGAGCGCTACAAGGAGCACCTCAACAGCCTGGCA cttGAGGAGCCATTTCTAGACAAGGCTAGGGATAAGATGGAGTTACTGGCTGCCTCCGTGCGAGGTCTTGAGGTGTCTGATGACATGACCTTTATAGAGGAAGCTGTTAGAGAGCTACTCCACTGTCGACGTGTCCTCCAAGCTTCCTATCCGTACTCTTATTATCTCAAGACACCATATCAGAGAAGAAGCTTTGAAGGTCTGCAAGGATCGTTAGAGGCAGTCACAGAGATGCTAGCTGAAGTAGTGGCTCGTCCTCACCTCAGGAAGCCACGCTCTGAGATCATCCGCCTCACACATGAAGCACGCACGAAGAGAGGATTTATATTAGACCACAAGCCCCACAAGCCAGCAAGAGTCCGACCATTGGTAACCATGGATACCTCTGATAGTGATGATGCAGCAGAGGATACTGATATCACAACATTCCTACGAATGTTAGAGAGACAACCTAACACTACCATTAATAGTAACAAGGGGCGTGACAGGTCACATGACACATCACATGCCGGGCAGAAGGAGGAGAATGAACTGTTGCAAGCGTTGGAACTATCAAGACAAGAGTTTGAGGCAGACAAGCAGTTACAAGAAG ATATTGAGAAGGCAAAGGCTGAGAGTGTCGTTGTGGAGCCTCTGACCCCGGCACCTTTGACCCTTGAACCCTGTACTACTGACTGGCCTATAACCCTTGAACCCTACACCCCACCCACTACTGACTGGCTCAGACTAGATAATGATGATT ATGAAACTCTCAGCTGGCCAGTACTGAGACTACATACGCCCCCACACTCACCCcctcacacttcacacacCGCCCACGCAGAGTGGGGACCTGTGGTCAGTGAGGAAGGTGACCTGGACATTGCCATGGCGATGTCTCTACAGCAACAGGAGGAGGGAGGTGATGGAATGATGGATATCTCAGGACCTCAGTTAGTGGACTCTAATAAACTATCAGATGGTGAATGGTATGGAGGGCTGCCCTCCGAGCTACAGCATCTCATGGACACACATAGACCCGGGGAACATGTCTAG
- the LOC135337354 gene encoding protein-glutamine gamma-glutamyltransferase K-like — protein MSAELLERRRSCSPHTLHTSPGKTRPILHSSFTALEIEEVVFTCTQSPADNHTNLFTPQACHHTLITRRGNTIVLQVLTSAPVSAPYVVSLTFVPYHRPRERFAQFRARGVAKDSRELWLSIGLPSNFPVGRYHTSVSVCVKGDTLTHYSKQSIAVLFDPWNQEDECYVPEGVDDYVLSDVGDILRGTALNKTPLKWEYGQFEDHVLDVALYLISSLSAQECRSSVGVARGVVSRIVTRDHTGVLLKGGGATGATHPCRWNGSTVILQKYHRTKTPVRYGQCWVFAGVAVSLFRALGIATRPVTCFNAAHYTAHPGVVERPFTRQGELAQDLNTDQIWLYHVWVEGWMTRRDLSPDYNGWQVLDPTPQDKQSGHYRIGPVPVQAVKHKKSFPKRGFGCEYVISEVAAVTKYLRIGPRLTKTLAHVSKDEVATEIVTMGTDKTGAAMLLDISNNYREPPTRPHPHPSHFPPQSRDCSFSVSCESVRLGESVTLVTSIANNGALQRTVDGRVVCHVVDYTGHVMRRFASMTFTGVVAPGQSACVSLPLASKQYQGLLAEQAMMLFFVAVKVRENQQLYLKTQPYQLTLPSIAVEAPDCVLVGGSLRVRLVFRNILPSSLTRVLFLVQAGRLLPQRELSSKRLVLPGELVSVELSLPVVACPPGHYTLTASMHSDKLTDIHGHTTLLVTEPAD, from the exons ATGAGCGCCGAGCTACTCGAGAGGAGGAGAAG ttgcAGTCCCCATACACTGCACACGTCTCCTGGCAAGACCCGGCCAATCCTCCACTCGTCCTTTACTGCCCTTGAGATAGAGGAGGTGGTGTTCACGTGTACACAGAGCCCCGCTGATAATCACACGAACCTCTTCACTCCTCAAGCATGTCATCACACGCTCATCACTCGCCGTGGCAACACAATAGTCCTGCAGGTACTCACCTCCGCTCCAGTATCAGCACCGTATGTCGTATCATTGACCTTTGTACCCTATCATCGTCCGAGGGAAAGATTTGCCCAGTTCCGTGCAAGGGGCGTGGCTAAGGACAGTCGAGAGCTCTGGTTGAGTATAGGATTACCCAGCAACTTCCCAGTGGGACGGTACCACACGtcagtgtctgtgtgtgtgaagggagATACGTTAACACATTATAGCAAGCAATCCATCGCTGTACTCTTTGACCCCTGGAATCAAG AGGACGAGTGTTATGTACCAGAGGGAGTGGATGATTACGTGTTGTCTGATGTTGGGGACATTCTTAGAGGGACTGCTCTCAACAAAACACCTCTTAAATGGGAGTATGGGCAG TTTGAGGACCATGTGTTGGATGTGGCCTTGTATCTCATCAGCTCTCTATCTGCTCAAGAGTGCCGCAgctcagtgggtgtggctaggGGTGTGGTTTCACGGATAGTCACACGAGACCATACAGGGGTCCTACtaaaggggggaggggcaacgGGAGCCACCCATCCTTGTCGCTGGAATGGATCAACTGTCATACTGCAGAAGTACCACAGAACAAAAACTCCAGtccg GTATGGACAGTGTTGGGTGTTTGCTGGAGTGGCTGTTAGTCTATTCAGAGCTCTGGGTATAGCAACCCGACCTGTGACCTGCTTCAATGCTGCCCACTATACCGCACACCCTGGAGTGGTGGAGAGACCCTTCACTAGGCAGGGGGAGTTAGCACAAGACCTCAACACTGATCAGATATG GTTGTAccatgtgtgggtggagggatGGATGACCAGACGTGATCTTAGCCCTGACTACAATGGTTGGCAAGTGCTGGATCCAACACCACAAGACAAGCAGAGTGGGCACTATAGGATAGGTCCTGTCCCGGTGCAAGCTGTCAAGCACAAGAAG AGTTTCCCGAAGAGAGGGTTTGGTTGTGAGTATGTTATATCGGAGGTTGCCGCGGTAACCAAGTACCTGCGTATTGGACCAAGACTCACTAAGACGCTAGCTCATGTATCCAAGGACGAGGTTGCCACAGAGATTGTCACCATGGGAACAGACAAGACTGGTGCTGCAATGCTATTGGACATCAGCAATAACTACCGAGAGCCTCCCACGCGTCCACACCCCCACCCATCACACTTTCCCCCTCAGAGCCGTGACTGCTCATTTAGTGTGTCTTGTGAGTCTGTGAGGCTAGGAGAGAGCGTAACCTTGGTAACCAGTATTGCTAACAACGGAGCTCTCCAGCGTACAGTGGATGGACGTGTGGTCTGTCATGTGGTGGACTATACTGGTCATGTGATGAGGAGGTTTGCTAGCATGACCTTCACTGGAGTAGTGGCTCCAGGACAGA GTGCTTGTGTTAGCCTCCCACTGGCCAGCAAGCAGTATCAAGGACTGCTGGCTGAACAAGCAATGATGCTCTTCTTTGTGGCTGTTAAAGTACGAGAGAATCAGCAACTCTACCTCAAG ACCCAGCCCTACCAGCTCACACTACCCAGTATAGCAGTGGAGGCCCCAGACTGTGTACTAGTAGGAGGCAGTCTGAGAGTCAGGCTAGTGTTCAGGAACATCCTACCATCGTCACTAACTAGAGTGCTGTTCCTGGTCCAGGCAGGAAGACTGCTACCACAGAGAGAGCTCTCTTCAAA GCGACTTGTTCTCCCTGGAGAGCTGGTGAGTGTCGAGCTGTCTCTACCCGTGGTGGCCTGTCCTCCAGGACACTACACGCTCACAGCCAGCATGCATTCTGACAAGCTCACAGATATACATGGGCACACAACTTTGTTAGTAACAGAACCAGCAGACTAG